In the Phaeobacter gallaeciensis genome, one interval contains:
- a CDS encoding Lrp/AsnC family transcriptional regulator, whose translation MAGSFAEEYFGRDHSLDEGNTFANPPHIAQIWSGIPYGIVIIERYLPMPDIDAVNAEILTLLQEDGRMTNAKLSEHLGMSETPCWRRLKRLEESGIIEGYQANLSRRKLGLGVMAFVQLRCSEHDQAATAEFQRIVETTPNILACHNTTGADDFLLIVVARDLDDYSGFVDSTLRRLPGVTSIRSNLSLKEMKASSKLPVSAASMK comes from the coding sequence ATGGCAGGATCTTTCGCTGAAGAGTATTTTGGACGAGATCATAGTCTGGATGAGGGAAATACCTTTGCCAATCCTCCCCATATTGCGCAAATCTGGAGTGGAATTCCCTATGGAATCGTCATTATTGAAAGATATCTACCCATGCCTGACATCGACGCCGTCAATGCCGAGATCTTGACCCTGTTGCAGGAGGATGGCCGCATGACCAATGCCAAGTTGTCCGAGCATCTGGGGATGAGCGAGACCCCCTGTTGGAGGCGGCTCAAACGTCTTGAAGAAAGCGGCATCATCGAAGGTTATCAAGCCAATCTGAGCCGTCGAAAGCTCGGCCTCGGCGTTATGGCCTTCGTCCAGTTGCGCTGTTCCGAGCATGATCAAGCCGCGACGGCAGAATTTCAGCGCATCGTTGAGACGACACCGAACATCCTGGCTTGCCACAACACGACCGGCGCGGATGATTTCCTGCTGATCGTGGTTGCCCGTGATCTCGATGATTACAGTGGTTTCGTCGACAGCACTCTGAGGCGGCTACCCGGTGTCACCAGCATTCGGTCCAACCTATCATTGAAAGAAATGAAGGCGTCGAGCAAGCTGCCCGTCAGTGCAGCATCAATGAAATAG
- a CDS encoding zinc-dependent alcohol dehydrogenase family protein — MKAVLFEKFQSAPKLVTVDDPTPEPHGVVLRVAATGVCRSDWHGWMGHDSDIDLPHVPGHELAGVVEAVGNDVTKWKVGDRVTVPFICGCGSCSECHSGNQQVCLQQEQPGFTHWGSFAEYVGIHQADLNLVALPETMNFATAASLGCRFATSFRAVVDQGKVSAGQWVAVHGCGGVGLSAVMIASACGANVIGVDLDPAKLTLAKELGAVTVLNGREADVPEAIREITRGGAHVSLDALGHPSTMTNSILCLRPRGKHVQVGLMLGEHAAPTVPMPKIVGQEIELLGSHGMQAHRYGAMLDLVASGKLDPARLVGEQISLADAPQALMEMDKFRSVGATVITRF, encoded by the coding sequence ATGAAAGCCGTCCTTTTCGAAAAATTCCAAAGCGCGCCAAAGCTGGTTACCGTGGACGACCCGACGCCAGAGCCGCATGGCGTTGTCCTCAGGGTTGCGGCCACCGGCGTCTGCCGCAGCGACTGGCATGGCTGGATGGGACACGACAGCGACATCGACTTGCCGCATGTGCCTGGCCACGAGTTAGCTGGCGTCGTCGAGGCCGTTGGGAATGACGTCACAAAATGGAAGGTCGGCGACAGGGTCACCGTGCCATTCATCTGTGGGTGCGGCAGCTGTTCCGAATGCCATTCCGGCAACCAGCAGGTCTGCCTGCAGCAGGAACAGCCGGGTTTTACCCACTGGGGATCCTTTGCGGAATACGTAGGCATTCATCAGGCCGATCTGAACCTTGTCGCCCTACCCGAGACCATGAATTTTGCCACTGCCGCGAGCCTTGGTTGCCGCTTTGCAACCTCATTTCGGGCGGTGGTAGATCAAGGGAAGGTCAGCGCAGGACAATGGGTGGCTGTGCATGGTTGCGGCGGCGTAGGCCTGTCCGCCGTGATGATCGCCTCGGCTTGTGGGGCCAACGTGATCGGCGTGGACCTTGATCCAGCTAAGTTGACGCTGGCGAAGGAGCTTGGCGCCGTGACGGTGCTAAACGGTAGGGAGGCCGACGTGCCGGAGGCCATCCGGGAGATCACCCGCGGAGGTGCCCACGTCTCTCTCGATGCACTTGGTCACCCGTCAACTATGACCAATTCAATCCTCTGCCTGCGGCCGCGGGGCAAGCATGTGCAAGTGGGTCTGATGCTGGGTGAGCACGCGGCACCGACCGTTCCAATGCCAAAGATCGTCGGGCAGGAAATCGAATTGCTTGGTTCACACGGGATGCAGGCACATCGCTACGGCGCGATGCTTGACCTCGTCGCCAGCGGCAAGCTGGATCCGGCACGACTGGTCGGAGAGCAGATCAGCCTTGCCGATGCCCCTCAGGCCTTGATGGAGATGGATAAATTCCGCTCCGTGGGTGCAACTGTCATAACCCGCTTTTGA
- a CDS encoding aromatic amino acid transaminase encodes MFEQVEEYPVDPIMIGAEYFAQDPRQDKLNLTVGIYQDAQGQTPVLKAVKQAEQRLVESQTSKSYLALTGDVEYCAVLGHEIMGDAYSSDWIAAQTSGGAVALRVIADLLAQMPKKPTVWLQSPTYGNYVPILSAAQANFRSLPYYDSIRSELTFDEMLDGLRAASPGDVFLMQGACHNPTGADMTSEQIAALLDILEERGIVPWIDLAYLGFARSFDADCDLARQIAKRFPECIVCITLSKSFGLYRDRAGALFVKTRTLDRNLVKRAVTAIVRSGASHAPDHGCSVVRTILQDPKLKALWQDELEQMRDRVAQMRETIVKAEQDTYGTGTLTFLGRQKGMFSLLPLTKSQEVALTRDHGIHVVQGGRINVARLRDQDVLWLVRAVQNVMAD; translated from the coding sequence ATGTTTGAGCAGGTGGAAGAATACCCTGTAGATCCAATCATGATCGGGGCAGAGTATTTCGCTCAGGACCCGCGGCAGGACAAGCTGAACTTGACGGTTGGCATCTATCAGGACGCGCAGGGACAGACGCCGGTCTTGAAGGCCGTCAAGCAGGCAGAACAGCGGCTGGTCGAAAGCCAGACCAGCAAGTCCTACCTCGCGCTCACGGGCGATGTGGAGTATTGCGCGGTACTCGGCCACGAGATCATGGGCGACGCCTACAGCAGCGACTGGATCGCGGCGCAAACCTCCGGCGGTGCGGTTGCCCTGCGGGTGATCGCAGATCTTCTGGCTCAAATGCCCAAAAAACCCACGGTCTGGCTGCAATCTCCGACCTACGGCAACTATGTCCCGATTCTCTCCGCGGCGCAGGCGAACTTCCGATCCCTGCCCTATTACGATTCGATCCGCAGCGAGCTCACTTTTGACGAAATGCTCGACGGGCTCAGGGCCGCCAGCCCCGGCGATGTCTTCCTGATGCAAGGCGCCTGTCACAACCCGACCGGAGCGGATATGACATCAGAGCAAATCGCAGCTCTGCTCGACATCCTGGAAGAGCGCGGCATTGTGCCGTGGATCGACCTCGCCTACCTCGGGTTCGCCCGCAGTTTCGATGCAGACTGCGACCTCGCTCGACAAATTGCGAAACGGTTTCCCGAGTGCATTGTCTGCATCACCCTGTCCAAGTCGTTTGGCCTTTATCGTGATCGCGCCGGGGCACTTTTTGTCAAAACACGCACCCTAGATCGCAATCTCGTTAAACGGGCTGTCACCGCAATCGTCCGCTCGGGGGCATCACACGCGCCCGACCATGGCTGCTCTGTTGTTCGCACCATCCTGCAAGACCCCAAGCTCAAGGCGCTCTGGCAGGATGAACTCGAACAGATGCGGGATCGTGTGGCACAGATGCGAGAGACGATCGTCAAAGCGGAACAAGATACCTATGGCACAGGAACCCTCACGTTTCTCGGTCGGCAGAAGGGGATGTTCTCTTTGTTGCCGCTGACCAAATCCCAGGAAGTCGCGCTAACCCGCGACCATGGCATTCACGTCGTACAAGGCGGGCGCATCAATGTCGCACGGCTACGTGATCAGGACGTCCTGTGGCTGGTCCGTGCGGTCCAAAATGTCATGGCTGACTGA
- a CDS encoding beta strand repeat-containing protein: MTSPNTVNAPSAGGTAFGDEGDNLVQGSLFDDTLNGAGGNDTLTGGAGNDTFQADLLWNGMDYDGFGAEVITDFSDGDVLQLNSFGPGAAVTISLEHVGNDTILTLGAGTSYESTVTLQNYHLHSSFLPQDGTFDGSFSIVGDSYSVATDDYIVGSDGGVDQLYGHAGNDTLVAGESGDLLFGGSGDDSLIGGSGSDLLFGEWGNDTLRGGEGADTYYIDVVPADANGEGSSSGQDVIEGFNDGDVLQLNSFGPSAAVTISLEHVGNDTILTLGAGTSYESTVTLQNYHLHSSFLPQDGTFDGSFSIVGDSYSVATDDYIVGSDGGVDQLYGHAGNDTLVAGESGDLLFGGLGDDSLIGGSGSDLLFGEWGNDTLRGGEGADTYYIDVVPADANGEGTSSGQDVIEGFNDGDVLQLNSFGPGAAVTISLEHVGNDTILTLGAGTSYESTVTLQNYHLHSSFLPQDGTFDGSFSIVGDSYSVATDDYIVGSDGGVDQLYGNAGNDTLVAGESGDLLFGGLGDDSLIGGSGSDLLFGEWGNDTLRGGEGADTYYIDVVPADANGEGTSSGQDVIEGFNDGDVLQLNSFGPGAAVTISLEHVGNDTILTLGAGTSYESTVTLQNYHLHSSFLPQDGTFDGSFSIVGDSYSVATDDYLVGSDGGVDQLYGNAGNDTLVAGESGDLLFGGLGDDSLIGGSGSDLLFGEWGNDTLRGGEGADTYYIDVVPADANGEGTSSGHDVIEGFNDGDVLQLNSFGPDAAVTISLEHVGNDTILTLGAGTSYESTVTLQNYHLHSSFLPQDGTFDGSFSIVGDRYSVATDDYIVGSDGGVDQLYGHAGNDTLVAGESGDLLFGGSGDDSLIGGSGADQLFGDDGNDVITGGSGADHFQFDLYSNGVDTFDFGSDVVTDFEVGDTLEIKGWGLGDLSVSVTQSGADTLLTAEAGTSHESSVLLEDVLVSPGEWDLSGDTFTLWG, translated from the coding sequence ATGACATCACCCAACACCGTAAACGCACCTTCTGCTGGCGGCACAGCGTTTGGAGACGAAGGTGACAACCTAGTCCAAGGGTCATTGTTTGACGATACCCTTAACGGCGCCGGAGGAAACGATACGCTGACGGGCGGAGCCGGGAATGACACCTTCCAGGCGGATCTTCTCTGGAACGGTATGGACTACGACGGGTTTGGCGCCGAAGTCATTACGGATTTCTCTGACGGCGATGTGCTGCAGCTGAACAGCTTTGGTCCGGGTGCTGCCGTGACGATCTCGCTTGAGCACGTGGGCAACGACACGATCCTGACCCTTGGGGCGGGCACCTCCTATGAGAGCACGGTAACGCTGCAGAACTATCACCTGCACAGCTCGTTTCTGCCGCAGGACGGGACGTTCGATGGCAGCTTCTCCATCGTCGGGGACAGCTATAGTGTTGCAACCGATGACTATATTGTCGGCAGCGATGGTGGTGTTGATCAGCTCTATGGCCATGCTGGCAATGACACGCTGGTTGCGGGCGAATCTGGGGATCTCCTGTTCGGCGGATCGGGCGATGACAGCCTGATCGGCGGAAGCGGCTCGGATCTGCTCTTCGGTGAATGGGGCAATGACACGCTGCGTGGCGGCGAGGGGGCCGATACCTACTACATTGACGTGGTGCCTGCGGACGCAAACGGCGAAGGCTCCAGCTCCGGCCAGGACGTGATCGAGGGGTTCAATGACGGCGATGTGCTGCAGCTGAACAGCTTTGGTCCGAGTGCTGCCGTGACGATCTCGCTCGAGCACGTGGGCAACGACACGATCCTGACCCTTGGGGCGGGCACCTCCTATGAGAGCACGGTGACGCTGCAGAACTATCACCTGCACAGCTCGTTTCTTCCGCAGGACGGGACGTTCGATGGCAGCTTCTCCATCGTCGGGGACAGCTATAGTGTTGCAACCGATGACTATATTGTCGGCAGCGACGGTGGTGTTGATCAGCTCTATGGCCATGCTGGCAATGACACGCTGGTTGCGGGCGAATCTGGGGATCTCCTGTTCGGCGGATTGGGCGATGACAGCCTGATTGGCGGAAGCGGCTCGGATCTGCTCTTCGGTGAATGGGGCAATGACACGCTGCGTGGCGGCGAGGGGGCCGATACCTACTACATTGACGTGGTGCCTGCGGACGCAAACGGCGAAGGCACCAGTTCCGGCCAGGATGTGATCGAGGGGTTCAATGACGGCGATGTGCTGCAGCTGAACAGCTTTGGTCCGGGTGCTGCCGTGACGATCTCGCTTGAGCACGTGGGCAACGACACGATCCTGACCCTTGGGGCGGGCACCTCCTATGAGAGCACGGTAACGCTGCAGAACTATCACCTGCACAGCTCGTTTCTGCCGCAGGACGGGACGTTCGACGGCAGCTTCTCCATCGTCGGGGACAGCTATAGTGTTGCAACCGATGACTATATTGTCGGCAGCGATGGTGGTGTTGATCAGCTCTATGGCAATGCTGGCAATGACACGCTGGTTGCAGGCGAATCTGGGGATCTCCTGTTCGGCGGATTGGGCGATGACAGCCTGATTGGCGGAAGCGGCTCGGATCTGCTCTTCGGTGAATGGGGCAATGACACGCTGCGTGGCGGCGAGGGGGCCGATACCTACTACATTGACGTGGTGCCTGCGGACGCAAACGGCGAAGGCACCAGTTCCGGCCAGGATGTGATCGAGGGGTTCAATGACGGCGATGTGCTGCAGCTGAACAGCTTTGGTCCGGGTGCTGCCGTGACGATCTCGCTTGAGCACGTGGGCAACGACACGATCCTGACCCTTGGGGCGGGCACCTCCTATGAGAGCACGGTAACGCTGCAGAACTATCACCTGCACAGCTCGTTTCTTCCGCAGGACGGGACGTTCGACGGGAGCTTCTCCATCGTCGGGGACAGCTATAGTGTTGCAACCGATGACTATCTTGTCGGCAGCGACGGTGGTGTTGATCAGCTCTATGGCAATGCTGGCAATGACACGCTGGTTGCAGGCGAATCTGGGGATCTCCTGTTCGGCGGATTGGGCGATGACAGCCTGATTGGCGGAAGCGGCTCGGATCTGCTTTTCGGTGAATGGGGCAATGACACGCTGCGTGGCGGCGAGGGGGCCGATACCTACTACATTGACGTGGTGCCTGCGGACGCAAACGGCGAAGGCACCAGCTCCGGCCATGACGTGATCGAGGGGTTCAATGACGGCGATGTGCTGCAGCTGAACAGCTTTGGTCCGGATGCTGCCGTGACGATCTCGCTCGAGCACGTGGGCAACGACACGATCCTGACCCTTGGGGCGGGCACCTCCTATGAGAGCACGGTGACGCTGCAGAACTATCACCTGCACAGCTCGTTTCTTCCGCAGGACGGGACTTTCGACGGGAGCTTCTCCATCGTCGGGGACAGATATAGTGTTGCAACCGATGACTATATTGTCGGCAGCGATGGTGGTGTTGATCAGCTCTATGGCCATGCTGGCAATGACACGCTGGTTGCGGGCGAGTCTGGGGATCTCCTGTTCGGCGGATCGGGTGATGACAGCCTGATTGGCGGAAGCGGTGCGGATCAGCTCTTCGGTGACGATGGCAACGACGTGATCACCGGCGGATCCGGCGCCGATCATTTCCAGTTCGATCTCTACAGCAACGGGGTTGATACATTCGACTTCGGTTCGGATGTCGTCACCGATTTTGAGGTCGGCGATACGCTTGAAATCAAGGGATGGGGCCTTGGCGACCTGTCTGTCAGCGTCACGCAGAGCGGAGCAGATACACTGCTTACCGCAGAAGCGGGTACCAGCCACGAAAGCAGCGTCCTGCTGGAAGATGTGCTGGTGTCGCCCGGAGAGTGGGACCTGAGCGGGGATACCTTCACCCTCTGGGGATAA
- a CDS encoding LysR family transcriptional regulator has product MPLNYHHLRYFWAVAHDGNLTRTAQRLNLSQSALSVQIKQLEERLGHALFDRRGRQLHLTEAGRIALDHADAIFSTGQELVATLEGTVRDRKALRVGALATLSRNFQIGFLRPILSRLDVEVILRSGSPTELLEGLGTLNLDLVLMNRPPPDDSLTPYETHQIGEQEVSIVGAPERLDPDRPIRDLLAEQPFILPTTDSSVRTAFDAMASRLSVRPQIAAEVDDMAMMRLLARENIGLALVAPIVVKDELTSGRLVEAKEHPRIKETFFAITQRRRFPNALVQDLLERNAGSAALS; this is encoded by the coding sequence ATGCCGTTGAACTATCACCATCTCCGCTACTTTTGGGCCGTCGCGCACGACGGAAACCTGACGCGTACGGCGCAGCGGCTGAACCTCTCGCAATCCGCTCTGTCAGTTCAGATCAAGCAATTGGAAGAACGGCTTGGGCACGCTCTGTTCGACCGGCGCGGGCGACAATTGCACCTGACCGAAGCTGGGCGGATCGCGCTGGATCACGCGGATGCAATTTTCTCGACGGGACAGGAACTTGTCGCGACCCTTGAAGGCACGGTGCGGGATCGCAAGGCGCTGCGCGTCGGCGCGCTTGCAACCCTGTCGCGCAACTTTCAGATCGGTTTCCTGAGGCCGATCCTGTCACGTCTGGACGTCGAGGTCATTCTGCGGTCGGGCAGTCCGACCGAACTGCTTGAGGGGTTGGGAACGCTCAACCTGGACCTGGTGCTGATGAACCGCCCACCCCCCGACGACAGCCTGACGCCTTACGAAACCCATCAGATCGGAGAGCAGGAGGTCAGCATCGTCGGCGCGCCCGAGCGGCTTGATCCGGATCGACCGATCCGCGATTTGCTCGCCGAGCAACCGTTCATCCTACCAACCACCGACAGCAGCGTACGCACCGCATTTGACGCGATGGCCAGCCGGTTATCCGTGCGGCCGCAGATCGCCGCCGAGGTCGACGATATGGCGATGATGCGTCTTCTGGCCCGGGAAAACATCGGGTTGGCGCTGGTCGCACCGATCGTCGTGAAAGACGAATTGACCTCGGGTCGGCTTGTCGAGGCCAAAGAACATCCCCGGATCAAGGAAACCTTTTTCGCCATCACCCAGCGACGGCGGTTTCCGAATGCTCTGGTGCAGGATCTTCTCGAAAGGAATGCCGGTTCCGCAGCCTTGTCCTGA
- a CDS encoding proton-conducting transporter membrane subunit, whose translation MAYLFFPLLSPLVLLVAAFYAARHPGKRPGRVPALTEAASFAAFAMAAVAATLLVVKGSGTSALIGLFGVGLSVRLDAVSAVMLVLVSFIGWIVLRYSRTYMDGEDRQGAFTGWMSATLAAVLLLVMSGNLFQMFAAWTLTSLSLNRLLLFYPERATAQRAARKKAIVARLSEGALAGAVILLIAATGTTDIETLLTSAEADWLTMGAALLLALSAVLASAQFPIHGWLTEVMEAPTPVSALLHAGVINAGGFLLIRFADVMLLAPGVMALLVMLGGFTALFGGLVMLTQPAVKTSLAWSTIAQMAFMIMQCGLALFPLALLHIVAHSLYKAHAFLSSGEAVRNVAAIARPGPIAVPSARNVVQAFVIAIAIYGLVGTVIGFDGKSVQAIALGVILIFGVAYLLAQGFADAAPRALTQRIVVYALVTSVSYFALQVIAQSLTAGSLPPTPNPGPLEWALILLALISFGVVAVAQATFPLWASHPAATGLRVHLTNGLYANAIFDKLLDGWSKRSAA comes from the coding sequence ATGGCTTATCTGTTTTTTCCCCTTCTGAGCCCGCTCGTCCTGCTGGTGGCCGCGTTCTATGCGGCGCGCCATCCCGGGAAACGCCCCGGACGAGTGCCTGCCCTGACCGAGGCCGCTTCATTCGCCGCATTCGCGATGGCGGCCGTGGCTGCAACGCTCCTTGTGGTCAAAGGCTCCGGCACCTCGGCCCTGATCGGGTTATTCGGTGTTGGACTGTCGGTGCGGCTCGATGCGGTGAGCGCGGTGATGCTGGTTCTGGTCAGCTTCATCGGCTGGATCGTGCTGCGCTATTCCAGGACTTACATGGACGGTGAGGATCGGCAAGGCGCCTTCACGGGCTGGATGTCTGCGACATTGGCCGCCGTCCTGCTGCTGGTCATGTCCGGCAATCTCTTTCAGATGTTCGCGGCCTGGACGCTGACCAGCCTGTCGCTAAACCGGTTGCTGCTGTTTTATCCCGAACGCGCTACAGCACAGCGCGCCGCCCGAAAGAAAGCCATCGTCGCACGGTTGAGCGAGGGCGCGTTGGCCGGTGCCGTAATCCTGCTGATCGCTGCAACCGGGACCACTGATATCGAAACGCTTCTTACCAGCGCTGAGGCCGATTGGCTGACTATGGGAGCAGCTCTCCTGCTTGCCCTGTCGGCCGTATTGGCCTCGGCGCAATTCCCGATACACGGATGGCTGACCGAGGTGATGGAGGCGCCCACGCCGGTCTCTGCCCTGCTGCATGCGGGCGTCATCAATGCGGGCGGCTTCCTGTTGATCCGCTTTGCCGACGTGATGCTGCTGGCCCCGGGTGTCATGGCGCTCCTCGTCATGCTCGGAGGGTTCACCGCACTGTTTGGTGGTCTGGTGATGCTGACCCAACCGGCGGTCAAGACCTCGCTGGCCTGGTCGACCATCGCGCAGATGGCTTTCATGATCATGCAATGCGGCCTGGCGCTGTTCCCGCTGGCTCTCCTGCATATCGTGGCGCATTCGCTCTACAAGGCGCATGCCTTCCTCAGTTCCGGTGAGGCAGTGCGCAATGTCGCGGCAATCGCCCGCCCCGGACCAATTGCGGTTCCGAGCGCCCGCAACGTCGTGCAAGCCTTTGTCATTGCCATCGCGATCTATGGTCTGGTTGGCACGGTTATTGGGTTTGACGGCAAGTCGGTTCAGGCCATCGCCCTGGGCGTCATCCTGATCTTCGGTGTCGCCTACTTGCTGGCGCAGGGCTTTGCCGATGCGGCGCCGCGCGCGCTGACGCAGCGCATCGTTGTCTACGCGCTGGTGACGTCGGTGAGCTATTTCGCCCTTCAGGTTATCGCCCAGTCTCTGACCGCTGGCAGCCTGCCTCCGACCCCAAACCCCGGCCCGCTGGAATGGGCTCTGATCCTGCTCGCTCTGATCAGTTTCGGAGTGGTCGCTGTGGCACAGGCGACCTTCCCCCTGTGGGCATCGCACCCGGCCGCAACAGGTCTGCGCGTGCACCTGACCAACGGCCTTTATGCCAATGCAATCTTCGACAAGCTTCTGGACGGATGGTCCAAGCGGTCTGCAGCCTGA